Part of the Bacteroidota bacterium genome, TTCCATTTTAGCTTTCCTCTTTTGCTGTATAAAGCATAGAGATAACCGTCTTTTCCTCCAAAATAAATAATATTTTCTTCAATTACCGGAGTTTTATAAATCGGTTTATCAATTTTGAAACTCCATAAAACTCTACCTCTTCTTTTGTCAATTGCGTTTAATACTCCATTATCGTTTCCAATAAAGACAATTTCTTCACTAATTGCAGGTTGAGGAAAAAACATTGTTTTGTCAATATTATATTTCCATAATATTTTGTAATTATCTTTTTTAAGAAGACGATTATTTGGCAAATATGGTTTTAGAGAACTGAAAAGAAAAAATGATAAAATGATGGCAAGCTTAGTAAAATATTTGTTTCTCATAATTAGTGTGTTTTTTTTAAATTTTAAATTAAATAATTCTAAAATACAATTTTGTTAACAGATATTCTTGGTATTCCCAAATAAAAATTCGTTTAGTTAGTAAATTAAAAATTTGATTTCTTTATTGTTAACTCCAAAAGTACGAAGAAAATTAATTTTGTCAAAATTTATTCTTTCTTTTAGAGAAATTATTTCTTTTTAGGAATATTTTTATAAGTATTTAAATATCTGATAGATAGATATTATACGCTGGGAAACAGCCTGTTACGATTTTTAAAGTCTAATTGTTATTAAGAAAAAAATGTTTAAAAATAAATTTTAAATTTGTCATAAATTTATATGTACTAAAATAAGAGTGCCACTATTTTTTGCTGTTTTAGGTTTTGAACTAAAGAAATTTGTGTTTTTGATTTGTTAACAAAAAAAGATGTTTTAATTTTAAATAGAAAGTGTTTCTAAAAAAATATTAACATTTAAAGAACAATAAAAATCTAAGTGTGGAAAAAAAATAAAGGAAATATTTATTGTTTTAATTTGTAATGATGTTTTACTTTTACACAAAAATTATTTGCTGAGTTAAAGAAAAAAAACTAGGATTTAGTTAAGAATGGAAAATAAAATAGAAGCTGTTAAAGATCAAATTTCGAAAGTAAGAAGAAACGCACCAAAATTGTATCCGCAAATTTCAGAATTAGGAAAAATTCCTCCACAAGCAATCAATGTTGAAGAAGCAGTGTTAGGTGCTTTGATGTTAGAGCGTGATGCACTAATGGAAGTGTTGGATATTTTAACACCAAAAATATTTTACAAAGAGGAGCATAAAATTATTTATGAAGCAATTGTTAACCTTTCCGTAAAATCCAATCCAATTGATATCCTTACAGTTACTGCTGAGTTAAGAAAAGAGGCAAAACTTGAAGAAGTAGGAGGGGCATATTACATTAGTGATCTTACTAATCGTGTTGGTTCTTCTGCCAATATTGAATACCATGCACGAATATTAGTTGAGAAGTTTATTTTGCGTGAATTAATTAGGATTTCCAGCAAAATTCAAGAAGATGCATTTAATGAAACCACAGATGTTTTTGACCTTTTAGATTCTGCAGAACAGAATTTGTTTAACATTGCTCAGGGTAACCTAAAAGGTGATTACGAAACAATGAGTGATTTAATTGTAAAATCAATACAGTCGATTGAAGAAATTAAAAATACTCGGGATGAAAGAGGTGGAGTAACCGGTGTTCCATCCGGCTATAATGATCTTGACAGGATAACTTCCGGCTGGCAAAAGTCTGACCTTATTATTATTGCTTCTCGTCCGGGAATGGGAAAAACTTCATTAGCATTGTCAATGGCACGAAATGCTGCTGTAGATTTTGATATGCCAATAGCAGTATTTTCACTCGAAATGTCCTCACTTCAGCTTGTTCAAAGATTGATTTCTGCTGAAGCTGAATTAGATGCGATGAAATTAAGAAATGGTGACCTTGAAGAACATGAATGGCAACAGCTAAATACAAAAATAAATAGATTAAGCGATTCTAAAATATTTATTGATGATACTCCGGGAATAAATGTTTTTGAATTAAGAGCAAAATGCAGAAGATTGCATTCTCAAGAAGGAATTAAAATGGTTCTTATTGACTATCTTCAACTAATGAATGCTCAAACCGACAATAGAAGAAACTTCAACAGAGAAAATGAAATTAGTACAATATCAAGAGCATTAAAAGGATTAGCAAAAGAATTAGACATTCCGGTAATTGCCCTTTCTCAATTAAGTCGTGAGGTTGAAAAACGAACATCATCAAAAAGACCTATACTATCCGACCTTAGAGAATCCGGATCAATTGAACAAGATGCTGACCAAGTAATGTTTATTTATCGTCCTGAATATTATGGCTTAACAGAGAATGAAGATGGTGATCCAACCACAGGACTTGCTGAATTAATTATTGCGAAAAACAGGCATGGTTCGGTATCAACTGTAAAATTGAAATTTATTAGTACTTTTGCTAGATTTTCAAATCTTGATGATTATACTATTACTCCAACTCATGATGGTATGGTAATTAAAAACTCTAAAATTAATGATGATTCAGATTCTGATGAAAACATTGAAAATACTAATGATGATGGAATTGCACCTTTTTAATTTCCAGAAACTTCCTTAAGGGGGGGGGCTATAAATACATTTCTTTTAAGAAACAAAGATAATGAATAAGATGCAAGGCACAAATTTTTCTGAATAGCATTCCGCGTGTCGCTGAAGCTTTAGCGGAGGCACAAGCTATTGAGAAAAATTTTAACTCAGTCAGATTGTTTATTATTTTTGTTTCCAAAGGGTTTTTATTCCGAAATTTCGGAATCATATACTTCTTCAAAATTTTTACCATTATCCCGATATATATGAACTAAAGGACACATACTTCGACTGGTTATAATTTGAGATTTTGCACTATGTTTAATGTATTGATTATTATTCGTTTACACGGTATAGCAAAATACAGTTTATGACCGCTCTGCATATATCTTATTAGAATATTGCATATAAATTAATTTTAATCTGTGAATCTGTGGCTTTAATATTTTTTAACTACACAAATCAACATAGAATATTTTTATTGAGCCTTTGAAATTTCTATAAGTTCTTTTAATTTCAAAGTTATTTTTTCAGATAATGGATAAAGCGGTTGTCTTACATGCTTTTCACAATATTCTTTAAGGCTTAAAAGTGATTTTATACCTGACGGATTTCCTTCAGCAAAAATTAGCTTTATGAATTCAATTAAATTGTAGTGATTTTTTTTTGCAACTGTATTATCATTATTGTTAAAAGCATTTATCATTGACGAAAATTCTTTTGGGAAAGCATTCCCAATTACTGATATAACACCTTCAACACCAATGGAAAACAACGGTAGTGTTATAGCATCATCTCCTGATATAACTGTAAAATCATCACTTTTTTTGTCAATAATTTCCATTATTTGAGAAAAATCTCCTGATGCTTCTTTTATAGCAACAATATTTTCAAAATCCTTTGCTAATTTTAATGTAGTTTGAGCCGTAATATTTGAGCCGGTTCTGCCGGGGACATTATAAAGTATAACAGGAACAGGGCATTTTTTGGCAATTGATTTATAATGTTCATAAATACCATTTTGATTTGGCTTATTATAGTAAGGTGAAACAGATAAAATTCCGTCAATTCCTGTAAAATTAAATTTTTCTATTTCTGTAACTATCTGCCGGGTATTATTTCCTCCAATGCCAACTACAATAGGAAGTTTGCCTTTATTAATTTCTTTTGCAATTTGAATGACTTCTAATTTTTCTTCTTTCGATAAAGTAACAGATTCGGCAGTAGTACCAAGCATTACAAGGAAATCAGCACCATTTGATACTAAATTTTCAATAATTTTTTTAAGTGCATTTCTATCAAGTTCAAGCTTTTTGTTGAATGGGGTTATAACGGCTACTCCTAATCCTTTAAATTTCATTTGCTTTATTTTTCAGTTAACATTCCTAAGTAATTTTCAATTGAACTAATTAGTTCATTAAGATTTGCAATATCTTTTGGGTCAATCATAAAATCATAGATATGAGAAAATTCATCATTATATAAGCCTATTTTTAATTTTGCAATACTCATAAAACTCAAATAATGCAGATAAATATTATTATTAAGTGATAAATTAATAATGATATCAAAATTGTTTTCTAAAAAATTTGCTGATTTTTCTTTTGGTAACAATCCGAAAAAGTTTAAATCTTTTCCTTCAAATTTAAAATTATTTTTAGAACTAATTTTTTCATGCATCCTATCTTGCTGAGTAATAAATTCTACAGAAAAAATCTCTTTATTTTCAATTGATAATTTTTCGATAAATGATTTAATAAAGGTATCCTGACTACTATTTTCAGAAATATAGAGCAATCCAATTTTATCTAAATTCTTATTACGAATTAGCTTTTTAGCTTTTTCTATTTCTTTTTTTTTGAATCTAAAAATGAGTTTAATAATATTTCTGGAAATCCTACCCATTTGCTTCGCTTTTCAATTCCTTTTTTAAATCTATCAAAAAAGATTTTGCATTTTCCAAAGTATCTTTTAGAAATATATTTTTTTTAATATCTTTTTTTTGTGAGTTCATCATTTTTTCGGCTCCTGTAAGAGTGTATCCTTTTTTCTTTGTAAGGTAATGAATCTGTTTAAGTGTTTCAATATCAGACGAAGTAAACATCCTTTTTCCGTTGGGGTTTTTTTTTGGCTTCACATGTGAAGAAAATTCTTTTTCCCAATATCTTATTAAAGAGGTGCTTTCATTAAGAATTTTAGCTACTTCACCTATTGAATAATATAGTTTTTCGGGATGTTGATTTTTCATAGCTTAGTCAAGAGATTGATTTGCTTGTTCAGCTAAAATAATTACTTTTTCATAGTCTTCTGGAGAAAGATCATTATGAAAATAATTTATAGGATTTACATGTTGTCCTTTTCTAATAACTTCATAATGAAGATGAGGTGCGGTGGATAAACCTGTGTTACCAACTGTTCCAATAGCTTCACCTCTTTTTATTTTTTGTCCTTTTTTGACATAAAATTTTGATAAATGAGCATATAAAGTTTTGTATCCAAAACCATGGTCAATAATGATTTTATTACCATATCCTCTGCGAGAATAATGAACTTCTACAATAGTTCCATTTCCTGTAGCATAAATATCCGTTCCTCGTGGTGCAGTAAAATCCTGTCCATCATGAAATTTAGGAACTTTGTATATAGGATGTATTCTCCAACCAAAGCCTGATGAAATTCTTGTAAGGTTTTTATTTGAAATTGGTTGAATAGCAGGAATTGATGCTAACATTTCCTCTTTGTTTGTTGCTAATTTAGAAATATCATCAAATGATTTGCTGAGAATATATAATTTTTTTGATAGTTTGTCGATTTTTTTTGTTGTTTTAATTATTAATCTGGAATTATTATAACCTTCCAAATTTTTATATTTTTCAACACCGCCATAACCTGCATTTCTAATACCTGAAGGTATTGGCTCAGCTTCAAAAATTATTCTGTAAATATTTTCATCCCTGTATTCAAGGTTGTCAACAACTTTTTCAAGGTTTTGAAATTTTGCATTTAATAATTGGAAATGTAATTCATAATTACTAATTTCTCGTTTAAGTTGTTTCTCTTTTGGAGTATCAAAAAAGTTTGAAACAATTATATATAAAAGAAATGAAGAAATAATTAATATTGAAAATATACCAAGAGAACGTATTAACCATTCAAATCTGGTACGTGTAAATTTCTCATATTTTAGATTTTCTTTGTTAAGTTTATA contains:
- a CDS encoding M23 family metallopeptidase, translated to MIKIKYKLNKENLKYEKFTRTRFEWLIRSLGIFSILIISSFLLYIIVSNFFDTPKEKQLKREISNYELHFQLLNAKFQNLEKVVDNLEYRDENIYRIIFEAEPIPSGIRNAGYGGVEKYKNLEGYNNSRLIIKTTKKIDKLSKKLYILSKSFDDISKLATNKEEMLASIPAIQPISNKNLTRISSGFGWRIHPIYKVPKFHDGQDFTAPRGTDIYATGNGTIVEVHYSRRGYGNKIIIDHGFGYKTLYAHLSKFYVKKGQKIKRGEAIGTVGNTGLSTAPHLHYEVIRKGQHVNPINYFHNDLSPEDYEKVIILAEQANQSLD
- the dapA gene encoding 4-hydroxy-tetrahydrodipicolinate synthase, with the protein product MKFKGLGVAVITPFNKKLELDRNALKKIIENLVSNGADFLVMLGTTAESVTLSKEEKLEVIQIAKEINKGKLPIVVGIGGNNTRQIVTEIEKFNFTGIDGILSVSPYYNKPNQNGIYEHYKSIAKKCPVPVILYNVPGRTGSNITAQTTLKLAKDFENIVAIKEASGDFSQIMEIIDKKSDDFTVISGDDAITLPLFSIGVEGVISVIGNAFPKEFSSMINAFNNNDNTVAKKNHYNLIEFIKLIFAEGNPSGIKSLLSLKEYCEKHVRQPLYPLSEKITLKLKELIEISKAQ
- a CDS encoding MerR family transcriptional regulator, translated to MKNQHPEKLYYSIGEVAKILNESTSLIRYWEKEFSSHVKPKKNPNGKRMFTSSDIETLKQIHYLTKKKGYTLTGAEKMMNSQKKDIKKNIFLKDTLENAKSFLIDLKKELKSEANG
- the dnaB gene encoding replicative DNA helicase, with amino-acid sequence MENKIEAVKDQISKVRRNAPKLYPQISELGKIPPQAINVEEAVLGALMLERDALMEVLDILTPKIFYKEEHKIIYEAIVNLSVKSNPIDILTVTAELRKEAKLEEVGGAYYISDLTNRVGSSANIEYHARILVEKFILRELIRISSKIQEDAFNETTDVFDLLDSAEQNLFNIAQGNLKGDYETMSDLIVKSIQSIEEIKNTRDERGGVTGVPSGYNDLDRITSGWQKSDLIIIASRPGMGKTSLALSMARNAAVDFDMPIAVFSLEMSSLQLVQRLISAEAELDAMKLRNGDLEEHEWQQLNTKINRLSDSKIFIDDTPGINVFELRAKCRRLHSQEGIKMVLIDYLQLMNAQTDNRRNFNRENEISTISRALKGLAKELDIPVIALSQLSREVEKRTSSKRPILSDLRESGSIEQDADQVMFIYRPEYYGLTENEDGDPTTGLAELIIAKNRHGSVSTVKLKFISTFARFSNLDDYTITPTHDGMVIKNSKINDDSDSDENIENTNDDGIAPF